The Brassica oleracea var. oleracea cultivar TO1000 chromosome C6, BOL, whole genome shotgun sequence genomic interval NNNNNNNNNNNNNNNNNNNNNNNNNNNNNNNNNNNNNNNNNNNNNNNNNNNNNNNNNNNNNNNNNNNNNNNNNNNNNNNNNNNNNNNNNNNNNNNNNNNNNNNNNNNNNNNNNNNNNNNNNNNNNNNNNNNNNNNNNNNNNNNNNNNNNNNNNNNNNNNNNNNNNNNNNNNNNNNNNNNNNNNNNNNNNNNNNNNNNNNNNNNNNNNNNNNNNNNNNNNNNNNNNNNNNNNNNNNNNNNNNNNNNNNNNNNNNNNNNNNNNNNNNNNNNNNNNNNNNNNNNNNNNNNNNNNNNNNNNNNNNNNNNNNNNNNNNNNNNNNNNNNNNNNNNNNNNNNNNNNNNNNNNNNNNNNNNNNNNNNNNNNNNNNNNNNNNNNNNNNNNNNNNNNNNNNNNNNNNNNNNNNNNNNNNNNNNNNNNNNNNNNNNNNNNNNNNNNNNNNNNNNNNNNNNNNNNNNNNNNNNNNNNNNNNNNNNNNNNNNNNNNNNNNNNNNNNNNNNNNNNNNNNNNNNNNNNNNNNNNNNNNNNNNNNNNNNNNNNNNNNNNNNNNNNNNNNNNNNNNNNNNNNNNNNNNNNNNNNNNNNNNNNNNNNNNNNNNNNNNNNNNNNNNNNNNNNNNNNNNNNNNNNNNNNNNNNNNNNNNNNNNNNNNNNNNNNNNNNNNNNNNNNNNNNNNNNNNNNNNNNNNNNNNNNNNNNNNNNNNNNNNNNNNNNNNNNNNNNNNNNNNNNNNNNNNNNNNNNNNNNNNNNNNNNNNNNNNNNNNNNNNNNNNNNNNNNNNNNNNNNNNNNNNNNNNNNNNNNNNNNNNNNNNNNNNNNNNNNNNNNNNNNNNNNNNNNNNNNNNNNNNNNNNNNNNNNNNNNNNNNNNNNNNNNNNNGAAATTTATAATGCCATATTTGAATATATTTATTTTAATGATGATTTATGAGTTATTCCTATATTCTAAAAAAATTTCTAAAAATATAAATTGACAATAAATTTAATATATGAGTTATTACCATATTTTAAAAAGTTTACCAAAAATATAAATTAACATTAAATGCAATTGTCCATGTCATATTAAGCTATAAGACATGTCATCAATTTCACTAGCGATGTCATATTTGTTTTGTGAAATTAATTGTAGAAACGACATGTGGCAAAATCATTTCGCAAATATAGTCTAGGAGATACTAGTTTTACATTAATATGAAGACTAATGAAACTACTTTTAGATACCAAATTTTGGAAATGGAGTTTGCTTATACCCAATTAAAAACCTTGCAATGGACCATTTAAATGTTTGGTTTTCTTAACCTTTTTTTTAGTTCATTTTTTGTGTTTAAAAACATTAAAAAAGTAATAAAAATCCCTAATATGGATATTTGCAATAATCAAGCACTTATATTCTTCTTTTATTCCGGCCGCCTCAGAGATGTCATTACATATACTAGCAAGTTGGGTTTAAAGAAGTCTAATCTTGATCATTGACGCCTACCTGTCATCATCTGTGTGAAGAAGAAACATACATGCTGACGATTCCAATGAGGTCAGCGACGACCTCGATATCCACGTTCCTTTTTTGACTATTATCTCCAAAATGACACCTACGGCCTCTCCTCTAATCTCTACTTAAGGCTCTCTCACTCCAACCCATAAGAGAGACGTTTCTCTTATCCTCATAAAAGAAACAAAACAAAAATGGCAAAAGAAGCTGACCGGTTTAGTTCGGCTCATGAAGGCGACCGTGAACCGCTTTTCGCGACCAGGAGGAGAACCGGAGGACTGATTGCGTTTCGTTTTTTTGCGGCCTCGGTTTTCGGGTGCATCTGTTGTATTTGGCTCTACAGAGTGGTCGAACCGTTAGAGAAAGATGAGAACCGAACCGGTTTCTTTCGGTTAATTTGGTTGGTTATGCTAATTTTGGAGATCTGGTTCGGTTTGTATTGGCTTGTCGTGCAGTCTCTCCGTTGGAATCCGGTTTGGCGATCCACCTTCACCGATAGACTCTCTCGGAGGTACGGTGACGATCTCCCAAGGCTCGACGTTTTCGTTTGCACGGCGGATCCGGTGATAGAGCCGCCGTTGATGGTGGTCAACACAGTGTTATCCGTGATGGCTCTCGATTACCCACCGGAGAAACTAGCGGTGTATCTCTCGGACGACGGTGGTTCTCAGCTCACGTTCTATGCTCTCGCGGAGGCAGCTGAGTTTGCTAAAACTTGGGTTCCATTCTGTAAGAAGTTCGACGTGGAGCCGAGATCCCCTGGCGCTTACTTTTCTTCCAAGTCAAATGTTCTCGACTCCGCTGCGGCGGCGGAGGTGGCTGAACTGTATAGAGAGATGGCGACAAGGATTGAAACGGCGACGAAACTGCGGCGAGTACCGGAGGAGGCGTTGTTCAAGTACGGTGAGGGGTTTTCGCAGTGGGATTCAGACGACACTCAAAGAAACCACGCAACCATTCTTCAAGTAAGTAAACAGCTTTTTTAGTTATGTTCTGTTAGAAACAGAGTCTGAGTTTATTTGTTTCATTCATCAGATTTTGATAGACGGAAGGAAAGACAACACAATAGCAATACCAACACTGGTGTACCTATCGAGAGAGAAGAGACCTGAGCATCATCATCACTACAAAGCTGGTTCCATGAACGCATTGGTAATGGTTTCGTGTTCAGCAAGTCATATAACGATTCTCCAATACAACGCTGCTCTGATTCATTTGATATGGTTGTTTCTTTGACAGCTGAGGGTGTCTTCGAAGATCACGTGTGGGAGAATCATACTTAACTTGGACTGTGATATGTACGCAAACAACTCAAAGTCAGCACTCGAAGCGCTCTGCATTCTACTTGACGAGAAAGAGGGAAAAGAGATTGCTTTCGTGCAGTTCCCACAGTTTTATGATAACCTTACGAGGAATGATTTGTACGGAAGCATGATGCGAGTAATAGCTGATGTAAGAGACCCGCAGATTCTGGATGCTTTGATATTATTTATTTATTCTGCTGCTACCTCCTAACCTTTGTCATTTGGGATGTGAAAACAAAGGTGGAGTTTAATGGATTGGACGGAAATGGTGGACCGTTATACATTGGGACAGGCTGCTTTCACAGAAGAGATGTTATCTGTGGAAGAAAGTATGGAGAGGAAGAAGAATCAGATGAAATCATAGAGGCTGAGAAGACCAAGTCTCTTGCAAGCTGCACATACGAAAAAGGCTCTGAGTGGGGAAAGGAGGTAAGGCAGTGATTAATAAGTCTTTACCCTTACTCAATCTGTTTCTTGTACCACAAGTAAAAACGTTGTTACCATGGCAGATGGGTGTGAAGTACGGTTGCCCGGTAGAGGATGTAATTACCGGTTTAGCCATTCAATGCCGCGGATGGAAATCAGCTTACCTGACCCCTAAAAAGGAAGCTTTTCTTGGGGTAGCGCCTACTAATTTGCATCAGATGCTGGTGCAGCAGAAGAGATGGTCAGAGGGAGACTTTCAGATTCTGCTTTCAGAGTATAGTCCTGTTTGGTATGCCCAAGGAAAGATCAGTTTTGGGTTGATCCTTGGTTACTGTTGCTATTGCCTCTGGGCTCCAAGCTCAGTACCTGTGCTTCTTTACTCTCTTTTGACTTCTCTCTGTCTCTTCAAAGGCATTCCTCTGTTTCCAAAAGTCTGGAGCTCGTGGTTTATCCCGTTTGGTTACGTGGCTGTCGCAGTTAATACTTACAGCCTAGCCGAGTTCTTGTGGTGCGGAGGAACTTTACGTGGATGGTGGAACGAGCAAAGGATGTGGCTTTACAGAAGAACAAGCTCCTTTCTTTTCGGATTTACGGACACGTTTCTGAAGAAACTTGGGGTTTCGGAGTCTGCGTTTGTGATCACAGCGAAAGTAGCTGAAGAAGAAGCAGCAGAGAGATACGAGAAAGAGGTAATGGAGTTTGGAGTGGAGTCTACCATGTTTCTCCTCCTTGGAACACTCGGCATGCTCAATCTCTTCTGCTTTGCCGCAGCGGTTATGAGACTACTGATGATGACTTCTAGAGAGGCTGGAGGAGATTTACAGACAATGGGTTTGCAGTTTGTTATAACAGGACTACTTGTAGTACTAAACTGGCCTTTATACCAAGGCATGCTGCTGAGGAAAGACAAAGGGAAGATGCCAGTGATGGTGACAGTCAAGTCAGTTGTCTTAGCTTTATCTGCTTGCACTTTTATTGTGTTTCTGTAAGGAAAAAGAAATGAGAGTTTCAATAATTGCCATCTTTTATGTAGAAAATTTATCCTATATACATCCATCCATTTGCAAATAGAAAATTAATATTGTTACCCTTGACGATTCACCACCAACCATTTTCTAAAATCTTATTATCAGCCCAGCCTTTATCTATTGCTGAGGGAGGGTTTGAGTGACGTCAGCGAATGTTTTCATTTTGAAATGTCCAAGCTTAGAGCCTCCACTCACATCTCTACATAAACCAAGAAGAGACGTTTCTCTCTTATCTTTTATCACTTCCCCCACTCAAGAAAAAAAAAAGATGACAAAAGAAGACGACCGGTTTATACAGGTTCGCGAAGGGGAACCGCTTTTTGACACCAGGAGGAAAACCGGAAGAGTGATAGCGTACCGTGTTTTCTCAGCCTCGGTTTTCTTTTGTATCTGCTGTATTTGGCTCTACAGAGTTACCGTACCGACAGAGATTGATGAAAACCGGACCGGTTTGGTAAGATTAATCTGGTTGGTTATGTTTATCATGGAGATTTGGTTCGGTTTGTATTGGGTAGTCGTGCAATCTCTCTGGTGGAATCCGGTTTGGCGATTCACCTTCAACGATAGACTCTCCAGGAGGTACGGTAACGATCTCCCGAGTCTCGACGTTTTTGTTTGCACGGCTGATTCGGTGATTGAGCCGCCGTTGATGGTGGTCAACACAGTCTTATCTGCGGCGGCCCTGGATTACCCACCGGAGAAACTCGCCGTGTATCTCTCAGACGACGGTGGCTCTGAGCTAACGTTCTACGCTCTCGCGGAAGCAGCTGAGTTTGCTAAAACTTGGGTTCCGTTCTGTAAGAAGTTCGACGCGGAGCCGAGATCTCCAGCTACTTACTTGTCTTGCAAGGCAAGTAAGCTTGGTTCTGCAGCCGCAGAGGAAGTGGCTATGTTGTATAGAGAAATGGCGGAGAGGATTGAAACGGCAGCGAGACTCGGGCGAATACCCGATGAGGCGCGTTTGAAGTACGTGGAGGGGTTCTCGCAGTGGGACCCTGACGCTACCCGCAGAAACCATGGAACCATTCTTCAAGTAAGACTTTTAACTTCCTTCCGGCAATGGAAAGAACTGACTCTGACTTATTTGCTTCATTGGTTGGTTTCATGATCAGATTTTGGTAGATGGAAGAAAGGCGAATACAGTAACGTTGGTGTATCTGTCGAGGGAGAAGAGACCCGAGCATCATCATCACTTCAAAGCTGGAGCCATGAATGCATTGGTAATGGTTTACTTGTTCCACAAGTCACTCGGACCACTTGATTTGACACCGTTTTGATTCTCTGACAGATTAGGGTTTCTTCGAAGATAACTTGTGGGAGAATCATACTAAACGTGGACTGTGATATGTACTCAAACAACTCAAAGTCAGCACGCGATGCACTCTGCATCCTCCTTGACGAGAAAGAAGGAAAAGAGATAGCTTTCGTGCAGTTTCCGCAGTGTTTCGAGAACCTTACAAGGAATGATCTGTATGGAAGCATGATGCGCGTAGGAGCTGATGTAAGTTGTATATATATAGTTTCTGAATTTGTAAAATAATATAAAAAGGTGGAGTTTAAGGGATTGGATGGAAATGGAGGTCCGTTGTACATTGGAACTGGATGCTTTCACAGAAGAGATGTGATCTGCGGAAGAAAGTACGGAGAAGAAGAAGAAGAATCTGAGGATATTTCAGAGACTGAGATGATTAAGGCTCTCGCGAGCTGCAATTATGAAGAAAACTCTCAATGGGGAAAGGAGGTAAAGCATACTTAGTTACTAAGTATGTTTCTTAAGGCGCTTTGTTTCCTCTTTCTTTCATTCTAAATTTTAAGTAAAATGTGGTTGCTTCCATGACAGATGGGTGTAAAATACGGTTGTCCAGTAGAGGATGTCATAACTGGTTTAGCGATTCAGTGCCGTGGATGGAAATCAGCCTACTTGAATCCAAAAAAGAAAGCTTTCGTCGGGGTAGCACCAACAAATTTGCATCAGATGCTTGTGCAGCAGAGGAGATGGTCCGAGGGAGACTTTCAGAGTATAGTCCGGTTTGGTATGCCCAAGGAAAGATCGGCTTTGGACTGATCCTTGGTTACTGTTTCTTTTGCCTCTGGGCTCCAAGCTCAGTACCTTTGCTTGTTTACTCTGTTTTGACTTCTCTCTGTTTATTCAAAGGCATTCCTCTGTTTCCTAAGGTAAAAAATAGCTTTCCTCTGTTTTTTTGTGGGTATGAACTCTGAAGCTCGGGTAAAACTAATCTGGTTTTTTTTATTAGTTCAGGTCTGGAGCTCGTGGTTTATCCCGTTTGGTTACGTGACTGTTGCAGTCAATGCTTACAGCTTAGCCGAGTTCTTGTGGTGCGGAGGAACTTTACGTGGATGGTGGAACGAGCAAAGGATGTGGCTTTACAGAAGAACAAGCTCCTTCCTTTTCGGATTCATGGACACGATTCTGAAGAAATTTGGGGTTTCGGAGTCTGCGTTTGTGATCACAGCGAAAGTAGCTGAAGAAGAGGCTGCAGAGAGGTACGAGAAAGAGGTAATGGAGTTTGGAGTTGAGTCTCCGATGTTTCTCCTCCTCGGAACACTCGGGATGCTTCATCTCTTCTGCTTTGCCGCAGCGGTTATGAGACTGATGATGACTTCTAGAGAGGCTGGAGGAGATGTGCAGAAAATAGGTATGCAGTTTGTGATTACAGGACTACTTGTGGTAATAAACTGGCCTTTATATGAGGGCATGTTGTTGAGGAAGGACAAAGGGAAGATGCCACGGACCGTGACGGTCAAAGCATTTGTCTTAGCTTTGTCTGCTTGCACTTGTATCGCCTTGTCTTAATAAAAGATAGAACCAATGTATTTGAAACAAATGTGCATCAAGTATGGATTGCAACTACTAAATAAATGTTTGTAAGTTTGTAACTTAAATTCTTCTCTTTTAAAGATCTTTTGCTTTACAAAATCTAAAGAGAAAAAAAAAATCTAAAGAGAAACACAAGAAAGGTCCTAACTCCTAATAATAGTCTAACATATATGACAGATAAAAGTAGCCTCTCCGATGTTTTTTTTTTTCATTCTTCAGTCATTACCAAAAGATCCTATGGACGGATAAAATCTAAAGAGGATGTACAAGTATGAAGCTTACATGCATATACAGAGAAGTCGGATTGATGGGTTTTCACTGGTTCTGAAGGTAAGATTTGTTCAAGCAAACCTGAAACCTTCTAATGAAGATTATCAACAACAAGAAAGAAACCAAATATTTCAGGTGAAAATTAGATGATAGTTGGTTTACCTTTGATGTTCCGGTGACAAACTGAAGAAATGTAGCCATATCTTCTTTGTCCAAAGTATCTCTCCCTCGCTTTTGGTGACTCAATCCTCGGTATCAGGTATCTCAAAGACCATAAACTTTGCAAGAGAAGCGAGTGTCTTAGCATCTATGCATCTCTTTCTCCGATTCTTGCTTCTGAAAATAGATGATGATAGTGAACAAGACATTCTA includes:
- the LOC106300431 gene encoding cellulose synthase-like protein E1, with protein sequence MAKEADRFSSAHEGDREPLFATRRRTGGLIAFRFFAASVFGCICCIWLYRVVEPLEKDENRTGFFRLIWLVMLILEIWFGLYWLVVQSLRWNPVWRSTFTDRLSRRYGDDLPRLDVFVCTADPVIEPPLMVVNTVLSVMALDYPPEKLAVYLSDDGGSQLTFYALAEAAEFAKTWVPFCKKFDVEPRSPGAYFSSKSNVLDSAAAAEVAELYREMATRIETATKLRRVPEEALFKYGEGFSQWDSDDTQRNHATILQILIDGRKDNTIAIPTLVYLSREKRPEHHHHYKAGSMNALLRVSSKITCGRIILNLDCDMYANNSKSALEALCILLDEKEGKEIAFVQFPQFYDNLTRNDLYGSMMRVIADVEFNGLDGNGGPLYIGTGCFHRRDVICGRKYGEEEESDEIIEAEKTKSLASCTYEKGSEWGKEMGVKYGCPVEDVITGLAIQCRGWKSAYLTPKKEAFLGVAPTNLHQMLVQQKRWSEGDFQILLSEYSPVWYAQGKISFGLILGYCCYCLWAPSSVPVLLYSLLTSLCLFKGIPLFPKVWSSWFIPFGYVAVAVNTYSLAEFLWCGGTLRGWWNEQRMWLYRRTSSFLFGFTDTFLKKLGVSESAFVITAKVAEEEAAERYEKEVMEFGVESTMFLLLGTLGMLNLFCFAAAVMRLLMMTSREAGGDLQTMGLQFVITGLLVVLNWPLYQGMLLRKDKGKMPVMVTVKSVVLALSACTFIVFL